The genomic window caggggtgggggagggagtgatTCGCAAGTCACTTATTTAGTCGGCTTCATTTGCAGTCCGGAGGGACAGGGGTTTGAGGGTGGAATGCTGTCTTTGGGTTGTTTTCCTTACATCCACACCCTCATTTGTCCAGAGAGCCTAAGTGACCCAGGGCACACCCCACTTGATTAGCCAGGCGTGGGGGCCCTTGGCATGAGCGTTTAGATCTTAAAGACAGCCGAGATAGAGACTAATACTGGCTTTTCAGTAAAGCTGTATTCTGCAGGTAGGGCCTGAGGAATTTAGAAAGAATCAAAGCCGTGGGCtgctatcattcattcatttactcgaAGGATACTAAGTATCGACTTTGTGTCACACACTGTGCTAGATAGTGGGGATAGGTAGACATGGTACCTGCCTTCAGTGTGTGTAGAAGCTAGTGTTACGGTAATGTaggttccctcctccctccacattCAAATGCTgaccctctcttctcctcccaggTCCAGCCTGTGGTGTCCACAATGCCCCAGGCCTCTGAGCACCGCCTGGGCCGGACCCGAGAGCCACCTGTTAATGTCCAGCCCCGAGTGGGGTCCAAGCTACCATTTGCCCCGAGGGCCCGAAGCAAGGAGCGCCGAAACCCAGCCCCTGGGCCGAACCCCATGTTAAGACCTCTGCCTCCCCGGCCAGGTCCCCCTGAGGAACGGCTCAAGAAACTGGAGCTGGGACGGGGACGGACCTCAGGCCCTCGTCCCAGAGGACCCCTTCGGGCAGATCATGGAGTTCCCCTGCCTGGCTCACCACCCCCAACTGtggctctgcctctcccttccaggACCAACCTAGCTCGTTCCAAGTCTGTGAGCAGTGGGGACTTGCGTCCTATGGGGATTGCCTTGGGAGGGCATCGTGGCACTGGAGAACTAGGGGCTGCACTGAGCCGCTTGGCGCTCCGGCCTGAACCTCCCACCCTGAGACGTAGCGCCTCTCTCCGCCGCCTCGGGGGCTTTCCTGGTCCCCCCACCTTGCTCAGTATACGGACGGAGCCCCCTACTTCCCATGGCTCCTTCCACGTCATATCTGCCCGGCCCTCTGAGTCTTTCTACTCCAATGACAAAATGGTGAGGACTTGCCAGCACACGTGGCCTTCCATGCTCATGTTCCTCTATGCCTCCAGCTTTCTTGCCATCACCtgactttcttttccctcttttcccccaAGTTCCGATCTCAATCCCTCATTACAGCAGCTTGGCCTCTCCACTCCCTTACTTAAGTACCCTCGAGCTTCCGAGACCTTTTTCGGGTTTTCTGTGACTCCCCAGTGTGGTGTGCCATTTCGATCCCCAGGGCATTAACCCAGCCATTTGGAATTCTTCTCCGGGTCCCCAGGCCCTTACTCTCCCTTGCTTCACCTTCTCTCCCAGGATGCTTGGAGGCCTAATTGATCTCTGGAGCTGAAGAGGGGCGGGCTCAGAACATCTGAGTTAGCGTGGTGGCCCATTTCTGAGCTAAGTGAGCTAGGTGGATTGCAGTTGGAGCCATCAGGAGAGGGTTCAGGAAGGGGCcacgggggcgggagggggcttTGGGGGAAGCAaggtgggtgtggggagcagCTGGGCGGCCATGCCTGTGCTTGGGGAGCTCCCCCAGGAGCTACAGCGCCGGCTGGCTGGGCAGAGGAGTAGGTGGGGAACAGGTGGGACAGCCATGGCCGAGTCCGTGGTACACTCAGCTGTGATGGGCTTACTGCTCATGGCGAGTGAGGTAGGGAGCCGTCAAGAGCCCCGTGAGGTACAGGAGGGTGGGAAAGCAGTGGGCAGCGGACTGTTGAAAGGTTCAAGTGCCGGGTGGGATATGTGGGAACCTGCTGACTCGCCTTTGACCTTCCAGGCTCATCACACGCTGCTTCTGGGCTCCGGTCATGTTGGCCTCCGAAATCTGGGGAACACGGTGAGAGCCATCCTCCTGTCTGTCAGTgaaatggtggggggggtggggggggggggggggtggcgctgacctggggaaggagagagctgaAGCTCTTCGAGGCTTCCTGTCCCTGGTCAGCAGAAATAATGGCAGTgggtctcctcccctcctccccctctccccccttcTTCAGTGCTTCCTGAACGCAGTGCTACAGTGTCTGAGCAGCACTCGGCCTCTGCGGGACTTCTGTCTGCGAAGGGACTTCCGGCAAGAGGTGCCTGGAGGGGGTCGAGCCCAAGAGCTCACTGAAGGTGCGGCAGCCGCTCCTGCTCCCACCTTTCCAGTCCTCTCCCTAGCCTCCGGGACCATCTGCCAATCATGGCAACCCCAACCCTCAAGTCTGGCGGCTGTATCTGGTTGTGCTGGTGCCGCTTCCCTGGAGGTTGTTTTCTACCCGCTGAGCCTCCCTGGGCTTGCCTCTTCCAGTCAGTAACCTCTGtttccccacacccaccccaacagccttTGCGGATGTGATCGGTGCCCTGTGGCACCCTGACTCGTGTGAAGCTGTGAATCCTACTCGATTCCGAGCGGTCTTCCAGAAATACGTCCCCTCCTTCTCTGGATACAGGTGGGAGAGCTGGAGGGTATGCCGTTTCTCTCTGGCCACGTCTGGGGCTCAGGCCAAGCAGGGGCCCTGGCAGCATGGCGCGGGACCTTCACATGTTCTCCGTCCAGGAAAGGGGGACCAATGTCTGGGCAGGAGACAGTGTCTTTGGACAGGGGATTTGGGGAAAGAGGGGAGGACGGTGTCAGTTGCCCACACCCTGTTTCTGGCTGTAGCCAGCAGGATGCCCAAGAGTTCCTGAAGCTTCTCATGGAGCGGCTACACCTGGAAATCAACCGGCGGGGCCGCCGGGCTCCGCCCATCCTGGCCAGCAGTCCTGCTCCCTCTCAGCCCCGCCGAGGAGGAGCTCTGCTGGAAGAACCTGAGCTGAGGTAAGGTCGCTCCCCCCACATCTTCCCGGTAGTTGCTCCTCAGCATGCCTCGCTTAGGAAACTGAGCTCGTCAAGCCTGA from Neovison vison isolate M4711 chromosome 10, ASM_NN_V1, whole genome shotgun sequence includes these protein-coding regions:
- the USP21 gene encoding ubiquitin carboxyl-terminal hydrolase 21 isoform X1; this translates as MPQASEHRLGRTREPPVNVQPRVGSKLPFAPRARSKERRNPAPGPNPMLRPLPPRPGPPEERLKKLELGRGRTSGPRPRGPLRADHGVPLPGSPPPTVALPLPSRTNLARSKSVSSGDLRPMGIALGGHRGTGELGAALSRLALRPEPPTLRRSASLRRLGGFPGPPTLLSIRTEPPTSHGSFHVISARPSESFYSNDKMAHHTLLLGSGHVGLRNLGNTCFLNAVLQCLSSTRPLRDFCLRRDFRQEVPGGGRAQELTEAFADVIGALWHPDSCEAVNPTRFRAVFQKYVPSFSGYSQQDAQEFLKLLMERLHLEINRRGRRAPPILASSPAPSQPRRGGALLEEPELSDDDRANLMWKRYLEREDSKIVDLFVGQLKSCLKCQACGYRSTTFEVFCDLSLPIPKKGFAGGKVSLRDCFSLFTKEEELESENAPVCDRCRQKTRSTKKLTVQRFPRILVLHLNRFSASRGSIKKSSVGVDFPLQRLSLGDFASDKAGSPVYQLYALCNHSGSVHYGHYTALCRCQTGWHVYNDSRVSPVSENQVASSEGYVLFYQLMQEPPRCL
- the USP21 gene encoding ubiquitin carboxyl-terminal hydrolase 21 isoform X2, with the translated sequence MPQASEHRLGRTREPPVNVQPRVGSKLPFAPRARSKERRNPAPGPNPMLRPLPPRPGPPEERLKKLELGRGRTSGPRPRGPLRADHGVPLPGSPPPTVALPLPSRTNLARSKSAHHTLLLGSGHVGLRNLGNTCFLNAVLQCLSSTRPLRDFCLRRDFRQEVPGGGRAQELTEAFADVIGALWHPDSCEAVNPTRFRAVFQKYVPSFSGYSQQDAQEFLKLLMERLHLEINRRGRRAPPILASSPAPSQPRRGGALLEEPELSDDDRANLMWKRYLEREDSKIVDLFVGQLKSCLKCQACGYRSTTFEVFCDLSLPIPKKGFAGGKVSLRDCFSLFTKEEELESENAPVCDRCRQKTRSTKKLTVQRFPRILVLHLNRFSASRGSIKKSSVGVDFPLQRLSLGDFASDKAGSPVYQLYALCNHSGSVHYGHYTALCRCQTGWHVYNDSRVSPVSENQVASSEGYVLFYQLMQEPPRCL